The segment CCAGGCATCGCAGGGGGACGCCTGCATTCTCCCGCCCCATGTGCTGGAAGGCATGGCCGACGCCCAGGCCAAGGAGAACGCCAAGCTCAAGAGCGCCTTTGAAAACGGCGACATCGCCGACCTCGGCTCGCTGACGGTCAAACAGCTCCAGACCTTGGCGAAACAGAACGGCGTGGCCATTGCCCGGACCAAGGCCGATTTCATCAAGCTGCTCGATTTAGCCGAACCGGGGATCGATCACGGCGACCTGGCCGGAGCGGCGCTCAGCGCCAAGCTCAAGGAACACAAGATCGGTCTGCTGCGGACCAAGGAAGAACTGGTCGAGCTGCTGGGACTGAAGCAGGCGGAACTCAAACAGGCCAAGCTGCTCGCCGCCC is part of the Candidatus Cloacimonadota bacterium genome and harbors:
- a CDS encoding phage head morphogenesis protein, whose translation is QASQGDACILPPHVLEGMADAQAKENAKLKSAFENGDIADLGSLTVKQLQTLAKQNGVAIARTKADFIKLLDLAEPGIDHGDLAGAALSAKLKEHKIGLLRTKEELVELLGLKQAELKQAKLLAAQMAKIPPAEGLEGMTAQQLKEMAKENGISLNMTKQETIELLDKLEPGVDHSGLMGKELAAAKQKHGIGILKNKQQLVEALIRLATEETLRKWILRQVKAGS